ttgatctCATTCAATGCCAAGCTATGATAAAATATGGCCTAGGAATAAATCAATCCCACAGCTTCATGGATTCTGTGGATGCCTCGGGAACGTCCAAGAATCCATGCGATCTCATCCGATCCAATGATTCAGGAATGCTCGCCTTGATGATTGAACTTATCAAGGAGGCTAAAGGGGTCGAAATCCAATATCAATGTAGTGCCGGCGCTAGTTTGAGTAACCCTGTAGGATTCTTCCCATTCTGGAGATATCATTTCCTCCATGTACGTTACCGATCTCAATGTCACCCTCATCTGCTGGGGGCGTTTGCTGCGTGTAATTGTTTCATCGAACAAACGCGAAACACGTGCGATGGTGGTGTGTAGTACATTTCGCTGTATAGCGATAGCTCAAATTGGAAATAATAGCAAATCCAGAATCCTTGAGATTTGGAGTAATTCCCCCAGGTTCCATTAAAGCTCTTCTACTGTAGGTGGTAACCGGCTTCTTGCATGACTGGACTCCATAGTACTCGGATACAGTTAAATATGCCTACTCGACAGCTTACCGAGTAGTATTTCATTCAGTGATGACTTCCAGATCCACATCGCTCAGTGAGATCGGATGGTTATGTGTCTAGCAATTCGCAAGAATCCTGTGGCCCAGGATATTCCCCCCAATCGTGCGTCAAAGGCCACCAGGATTCTATTTCATGGGAAATCTGCAACCTCCAAGTCGAgtttaatatcaaaaagaccTCGGGACAAACATGCAATATGTGTAGTGTAACTTCGTTACTTTGTCGTCCATATTACCGGATTTTCAAGTGGTAACCATTTTCCCGTGAATCTTTGGGTTGTCAGCTCCAAATAAAGACCATTGCGTCCTTCGTGGTATTCTGAAATAGAGATTATAAGTATTCACATATGATGGTGTGCTGATTTTTCATGTCAAATCCACATGAGCGCTTCGAGCGATAAAATTAGAATGATCCTACTTCGCCCCATTCTCTCGCTCCTGTTGCCTGCTGTCGATAGCCGATACGCCCAGATTTTGATAGGCAGCGATCCTGTTTCTCACTCAATTATCTGATTCTGTTTCCCTTGATACTGATACTTTCCGAATGAAGGATGCAATTATATTCATCTGTTGTAAGCTCGTGGATCGAGGCGAATCCAAAGCCGAACACACATTCCCTTGAGCGGGCAACATAAAGGTCAGCATTTATATCAGATTGTGATATCCCGAGTTCTTCGaaagctatatatatataaccatatacatatatatatgtgatTCGTATAACATTCGTGGGTggataaaaaatgaaatccTATCAaatagtctgcctccacggcagtggtCCCCGaagggccagcggagcgatattctatttcatgCATGACTTTTGAATtgatgggggcaagcccccaaacccccttgacctcgctgcgctcgagaACAGATATATAATCGTCGCATAACTGAGTAAGTGAGAAAATGGTGATCTGTCGTCCTCAAACATGCAGATCTTGGTTGTTTGGTGATGATCGCTAAGCTAACGAATGCCAAAAAACCCCGTGCAGATTGACTCACCGATATCCAACCTAAATACGGGTATCGGAAATCAAGCGTGTGTGAAATCTGAAGACTGCTCCGACAGAACTGCAGCGATCGTATGTGTCTGACTCTGACAGGAACATGAACTCTGAATCTGATGTCACGatcttccaattccttcGACACCAGCACTCTCATTTATCTCACCAGACGAGAAGGGTCCCAAGAACATGTGTATGATATCAGCTTATTCGATTCGGTGGCACTCCGGTATATAAACAGCCATCCGCACTGAACGAACGCACAAACGAACGAACGCACACAAAGGATCAACATGGACAACATTCCAGCCCCAGATAAAAATGTCCCATGGGACAAGAAAAAGGTGGGCACGTGGGGTAATTTCCAAGTACTTCAGATGTCCTCACCAAGTGTTTCCATACCAGTTGCCATACCCTTACATGGTTCCAGAAGAAGTGGAATCATTCGACTTTTCcggatgaaataaaatttgatttgatggcATGACTTTTTAGGGTGGAGTATTTCTATAGTGCGTCCTAGATATGTGAGCCCCTTTTTCCGGTTATTCCGCGCCTATTTGTGCCATCCATGTTCTCGATCTTGGGCTGGTGTCTGGTGCAGTGGCGGTAATGTTTCGATCACGTCTGCATGTGCTGTGTCGAGCGTGTATACGCAGCATCTAGAACCCGCCCAGATGTTGCTCTGGTGCCATTGGAGGAAGAATTTCttggaagaatggaaaattgggAGCAGGgggggaatgggaatggtgCAACGGAACGGAGAAAGATCAGAACGAACGCGCTTGGCCGAAAATGGACATCCGGGTGCACGTTCCTTGGTTGAATGGTGGGAGACGCTTGGTGGGCGAGGCGTGGTGGGAGTGAAGGCGAAGGGCGAGTGAGGtgtgaaatggaaatggaaatggaaatggaaatgatagCTGGAAAAAAAGACATGGAGATGTCGATGTCGATATCGATGTcaatgtacatacatatagtCAGAGCATTACCCCTCAGATGTAAACGTGCTGTTGTTTCTTCgcccttttcttcttctcccagCAGAtatcatccacccatccatacCTTCGCCATTGCCCTCTCGACATTCCAGATGCTCGGTTTGATTTCATTCTAGGATTCAGTCATTTGTTTAATAGTAGCTACATAAAGTATCCCGAACCCAACCTCAATACCACCAACACCTCCACCTTGGGATAattccttttgatttttggttgCCATCCGGACTGCTCAATTCAATTGGGATTCCCTTAGTTGGAACACTAAAGCGGGCTGATCTgcattcaattaatatttagCAAGTTTGGCATACCAGCCAGGCgctttcatcatcatacaCACAACCCAACACGAGCCAAAATCTCCACTTGGACTTTGCCTGAGACCAGAACAGCTTTGCCGCTCCATAAGTCTCCAACTCTCCAAACTCGCCATTACTCCaacttctccctctccatccctcgAAACCTCCTCGTgctcctctcctccatctcccccacgaatttccattcccattcgcatatttcattaattgaTAATGGCGTTCCGTCAACGCCTCGCAAAACCTCTATTATACACAATCGGAGCTACGACAGTCGGTGGTGGTGTCCTCTATTACACATACCGACCACGAAACATCCCGGGCTCAGATTCCGCCGTCGTTCCTCCCTTCGGCGCAGATGGCCATTTTATCCCTCCCAGATTCCCCAAGATCAAGAGCAGATTAGAACAAATTGcagatttgaagagaagtgGAGGATCTCAGGGCTCCATAAGTGTGCCGCAGAACGAAGACGATGTATATGATTTATTGGTCATAGGAGCCGGAGCCACAGGTGCAGGTGTAGCCCTCGATGCAGCAACTCGCGGATTGAAAGTGGCAGTGGTCGAAAGAGATGATTTTAGCAGTGGCACAAGTTCCAAGAGTACAAAATTGGTCCATGGAGGTGTGCGATATTTGGAAAAGGCAGTGTGGGAGTTGGATTACAATCAGTATGCGTTGGTGAAGGAGGCATTGAGGGAACGAAAATACTTTTTGGATACAGCACCACATTTGTCGAGTTGGTTACCGATTATGTTGCCCTTGGATAAGTGGTGGAAAGCTCCTTATTACTGGGCAGGTACAAAGGCGTATGATTTCTTGGCTGGAAGTGAGGGTATCGAAACGAGTTATTTTTTGACGAGGAGTAAGGCTCTTGACGCTTTCCCAATGTTGAAGAAGGACAATTTGGTGGGTGCTCTGGTTTATTACGATGGTGCCCATAACGATTCGAGAATGAATGTCTCATTGGCTATGACTGCCGCGCTATATGGAGGTACAGTGGTAAACCATCTCGAAGTTACTGGATTGGAAAAGGACGCCAATGGAAAATTGTGCGGTGCAACCGTAAGAGATCTGATAGatgagaaggatggaaaatcatcaaagGAATTCAAGATCAGAGCAAAGGGTGTTATCAATGCAACAGGTCCTTTCTGCGATTCCATtagaaagatggatgatCAAGGGATTAAGGAAATTGTAGCACCAAGTTCAGGTGTTCACGTCATTCTTCCTGGTTATTACAGTCCTCAAAAGATGGGTCTTATTGATCCTAAAACCTCAGATGGCAGagtgattttctttcttccatggCAAGGAAATACAATCGCTGGTACCACAGATTCTCCAACTAAGATCTCGTATAACCCAGTTGCATCAGAAGAGGAAATCGATTGGATTCTTTCGGAAATTCGAAGATACCTTGCTCCAGATATCAATGTTAGAAGAGGCGATGTTCTAGCTGCTTGGTCAGGAATTCGTCCTTTGGTTAAAGATCCAAATGCGAAGAATACGGAATCTCTCGTTAGAAACCATCTCATCAATATCTCACCCTCAGGTCTCTTGACTTGTGCAGGTGGTAAATGGACAACTTACCGTCAAATGGCAGAAGAATGTGTTGATGAAGCCATTTCGGAATTTGGACTTAAGACTAAGCCAGTAAGAGATGCACCAGATGTTTCAGGAACTCAACTTCATGATGATGGTGCTCATCTCAATGGTACTTGTCAAACTCATCAAGTTAAATTGGTCGGTGCACATGGATTTTCGAAAACTCTTTTCATCAACCTTATCCAACATTTTGGACTAGAAACAGATGTTGCTAAACATTTGACTGAGAATTACGGTGATAGAGCTTGGACTGTAGCATCCCTTTCTTCACCTACAGAACAACGTTTCCCAGTTAGAGGTGAAAAGATTTCTCCTCTTTATCCATTCGTGGATGGTGAGGTTAGATACGCTGTTAGACATGAATATGCTCAAACAGCAGTGGATGTACTTGCGAGAAGAACTAGATTGGCATTTTTGAATGCACAAGCTGCTCTGGAGGCAGCACCAAGAGTTATCGATATTATGGCTGGAGAACTTGGATGGAGCAGTAAGAGAAAGGAGGTTGAGTGGACTGATAGTAAGTTTTATCCctgaatatcaaatttctccTTTCCGAATTCTTATCTTCggaaatctataataattactCACTAACAATAAAATAGCCGTCAAATTCCTCGAATCAATGGGTCTTCCTAAATCTAAACTCACAGCAACCAGAAAACAGGTTGAATCAGGGAAGTTGGAATTCAAAGATTCGGTAGAATATAAGATGTATAGTAGAAATGATCAACCAGGGGATGAGTTGGAAAGCGATCTTAGATTTGGAGGAAAGGGAGGATTGAAGAGTGGTGCCGCAGCGGAGAAGTGAGCGGTGTATATTGAGGTcgatgtgatgatgtgatgacaGATGAATAGAGGATAGAAGGAGagtggaagaggaattgtggatttggagaattggagaattgatatcaattagtgtatgtatgtatgcatgcatgggtttgcgatggatggatggattatTGTTATAAGTCTTGATACTTGATGTTAGGATATTATAGTGTGGATAGAAATGAATGGAGTggggatggaaaggatgtatggatggtgTATGGTGGgtgtatgtatttatgtaGGTgtggagaaaatgaaaatgacaATGGAgaattaatgaatatatttggTTCAGTATTTTTTGGGTGATGACTTTGTTGTCTTTTTGGATGTTTGGGTGTTGggtattggatattggatattgttTGGagtaaatgaataaaatgaGTAAGTGTATgatggtagtggtagtggtagtggtagtggtaatgaggaggaggaggaggaggagggaggggaggttGGTGGGtgaggatgtggatgtggatgttgatgttAATGTTGAGGGTTAGAATTGAGAGAGGGTAGAtaagggaaggggaaggaaatTAAGGGGGGTGAGTGAGAAGGTGGGGGAGCGGtatggaaaaggaagaatgaGTGAGGAggaatgagaaatgaagaaatttgataatAGAGATATAGAAAAGGCAAAGACAATgttgggatgatgatgatgatgatgatgatgatgatgatgaaaatagGGATGGATATTTGTGAGTGGAAATCACAACACGAAATACTGGTGATGGCGGCAGTGAAAACTTAGCTTCGTCTTCTTGTTAGGCTATCATTATGTCATTTCGATGCGAAGTGTCAAGGTATTCggataaatatattctaatcTTGCTTGTGCATTCCACATATCAGATATCAGATATTAGTAGATATTAGATGTCGGATATTGCAGTGCAGTGCAATGCAGTGCTATGGGGCAAAGTCATAATGTGGTTAGTTCGCATGTGTATGGAATGAGAATTGAGAGGGTTTATGTAGAGCTCAGATGTGGGAAAATAGGAAGAATTATGTTggttgttgaagatgttgatacTGA
Above is a genomic segment from Botrytis cinerea B05.10 chromosome 4, complete sequence containing:
- the Bcgut2 gene encoding Bcgut2; the protein is MAFRQRLAKPLLYTIGATTVGGGVLYYTYRPRNIPGSDSAVVPPFGADGHFIPPRFPKIKSRLEQIADLKRSGGSQGSISVPQNEDDVYDLLVIGAGATGAGVALDAATRGLKVAVVERDDFSSGTSSKSTKLVHGGVRYLEKAVWELDYNQYALVKEALRERKYFLDTAPHLSSWLPIMLPLDKWWKAPYYWAGTKAYDFLAGSEGIETSYFLTRSKALDAFPMLKKDNLVGALVYYDGAHNDSRMNVSLAMTAALYGGTVVNHLEVTGLEKDANGKLCGATVRDLIDEKDGKSSKEFKIRAKGVINATGPFCDSIRKMDDQGIKEIVAPSSGVHVILPGYYSPQKMGLIDPKTSDGRVIFFLPWQGNTIAGTTDSPTKISYNPVASEEEIDWILSEIRRYLAPDINVRRGDVLAAWSGIRPLVKDPNAKNTESLVRNHLINISPSGLLTCAGGKWTTYRQMAEECVDEAISEFGLKTKPVRDAPDVSGTQLHDDGAHLNGTCQTHQVKLVGAHGFSKTLFINLIQHFGLETDVAKHLTENYGDRAWTVASLSSPTEQRFPVRGEKISPLYPFVDGEVRYAVRHEYAQTAVDVLARRTRLAFLNAQAALEAAPRVIDIMAGELGWSSKRKEVEWTDTVKFLESMGLPKSKLTATRKQVESGKLEFKDSVEYKMYSRNDQPGDELESDLRFGGKGGLKSGAAAEK